A genomic segment from Gemmatimonas aurantiaca encodes:
- the mnmG gene encoding tRNA uridine-5-carboxymethylaminomethyl(34) synthesis enzyme MnmG, translated as MRGFEASFDVIVIGGGHAGTEAAVAAARSGAQVALITGALEQIGQLSCNPAIGGIAKGTVVREIDALGGIMARATDQATVQFRMLNRGKGPAVWAPRAQCDRGLYRRAVRQLLEAQPLLTTIQGMVARLLFDDAASASGGGTRRVAGVETVEGRRFGARAVVLTTGTFGRGTMHIGTSTRISGGRAGEAPSVHLGQQLDAEGLTTERFKTGTPPRIDGRSVDFSRFDRQDSEIALFDYAWSHFWTTSRVAADGSTRHPPQMPCWVGWLEEAGTRLIADHINESAMYGGAIASRGPRYCPSVEDKVVKFPDKVRHQLFLEPEGHDTTELYVNGLSTSLPAPVQLAILRSVPGLESVRMTRAGYAIEYDYYPPTQLWPSLGSRAIDGLFFAGQVNGTTGYEEAGGQGVLAGLNAARFTQDREPIVLGRETSYIGVLINDLVTRGVDEPYRLFTSRSEFRLTVRQDNALSRLGSIAEAAGLWTDEELTVLHARLGAVREAMRLAEATSMSPDIADPILVAAGSRPLVHAVRAVELARRNDVTLQSLFEAAGVGDGLPRDAVVGAELEIKYAGYFERERQQAERLAAQGAIVLSAALDYASMRTLSIEARQKLERLRPGTLAQASAIPGISPADLQNLVLEIRRR; from the coding sequence TTGAGGGGTTTCGAGGCGTCCTTCGACGTGATCGTGATCGGTGGGGGCCACGCCGGCACCGAAGCGGCCGTGGCCGCGGCACGATCGGGCGCGCAGGTGGCGCTGATCACGGGGGCGCTGGAGCAGATCGGACAGCTCTCCTGCAATCCGGCGATCGGGGGGATCGCCAAGGGCACCGTGGTGCGTGAAATCGACGCGCTGGGCGGCATCATGGCGCGTGCCACCGATCAGGCGACGGTGCAGTTCCGGATGCTCAATCGCGGCAAGGGTCCCGCGGTGTGGGCACCGCGCGCGCAGTGCGATCGTGGTCTCTATCGGCGCGCCGTGCGGCAGTTGCTCGAAGCGCAGCCATTGCTGACGACCATCCAAGGCATGGTGGCGCGTCTGCTCTTCGATGACGCGGCCAGTGCCTCGGGTGGAGGAACGCGCCGGGTGGCTGGTGTCGAGACGGTGGAGGGGCGGCGCTTCGGCGCACGCGCGGTGGTGCTCACCACGGGCACGTTCGGCCGCGGCACCATGCACATCGGCACGAGCACGCGCATCAGTGGTGGACGCGCAGGCGAAGCACCTTCCGTGCACCTTGGCCAGCAACTCGACGCCGAGGGGTTGACGACGGAGCGATTCAAGACGGGAACGCCGCCGCGCATCGATGGACGCAGCGTGGATTTTTCGCGCTTCGACCGACAGGACAGCGAGATCGCGCTCTTCGATTATGCGTGGTCGCACTTCTGGACCACGTCGCGTGTCGCTGCCGATGGCTCGACGCGTCATCCGCCGCAGATGCCGTGCTGGGTGGGATGGCTGGAAGAGGCGGGCACACGACTCATTGCCGATCACATCAACGAGTCGGCGATGTATGGTGGCGCGATCGCATCGCGTGGGCCGCGCTACTGTCCGAGTGTCGAAGACAAGGTGGTGAAGTTTCCCGACAAGGTGCGGCACCAGCTCTTCCTCGAGCCGGAGGGGCACGACACGACCGAGTTGTACGTGAATGGTCTGTCCACGTCACTGCCGGCGCCGGTGCAACTGGCGATTCTGCGCAGTGTGCCGGGTCTCGAGTCGGTCCGCATGACACGTGCGGGCTACGCCATCGAATACGACTACTATCCGCCCACGCAGCTCTGGCCGTCGCTGGGTTCGCGCGCGATCGACGGATTGTTTTTTGCGGGGCAGGTGAACGGGACCACCGGCTATGAAGAGGCCGGTGGACAGGGTGTGCTGGCGGGTCTCAATGCGGCGCGTTTCACGCAGGATCGTGAACCGATCGTCCTGGGGCGTGAGACGAGCTACATCGGGGTGCTGATCAACGATCTGGTGACGCGCGGGGTCGACGAGCCGTATCGATTGTTCACGTCGCGCAGTGAGTTCCGCCTGACGGTGCGACAGGACAATGCGCTGTCGCGTCTGGGATCGATCGCGGAGGCGGCAGGTCTGTGGACCGACGAGGAACTGACGGTGTTGCACGCGCGATTGGGTGCGGTGCGCGAGGCGATGCGATTGGCCGAGGCGACGAGCATGAGTCCGGACATCGCCGATCCGATTCTCGTGGCCGCGGGCTCGCGTCCACTGGTGCATGCGGTGCGCGCGGTGGAGCTGGCGCGTCGCAACGATGTCACGCTGCAGTCGTTGTTCGAGGCGGCGGGTGTGGGCGACGGATTGCCGCGTGATGCGGTGGTGGGCGCGGAGCTCGAGATCAAGTACGCGGGATATTTCGAGCGGGAGCGCCAGCAGGCGGAACGTCTGGCGGCGCAGGGCGCCATCGTGTTGTCGGCCGCGCTGGATTATGCGTCGATGCGGACGCTGTCGATCGAGGCCCGTCAGAAGCTGGAGCGTCTTCGGCCGGGGACGCTGGCGCAGGCGAGTGCGATTCCGGGGATCAGTCCGGCCGATCTGCAGAACCTGGTTCTGGAGATCCGGCGACGGTAA
- a CDS encoding SIMPL domain-containing protein (The SIMPL domain is named for its presence in mouse protein SIMPL (signalling molecule that associates with mouse pelle-like kinase). Bacterial member BP26, from Brucella, was shown to assemble into a channel-like structure, while YggE from E. coli has been associated with resistance to oxidative stress.) — translation MRRFWSKRSMVSMTAMGFAAVSPRVVAAQTESVQPPAIMVTARGEVQVTPDRARVQVGVETQAKTAAIAAQENNKKQTAILAAIRALGIPAAQIQTLNYSVAPVQRYDEKERRVVIDGYRVSNIVQVETDKLEQAGQIIDAGLTNGANRVAGLDFLVKDRSKAQETALAQAVASAKRQAEVAAQAAGGRVAELLELSINDFEQPMPRPMMAMAKSEAYDAGAPTPVAEGTTTVAVSVMTRWRFEKR, via the coding sequence ATGCGTCGTTTCTGGTCGAAGCGTTCGATGGTGTCCATGACGGCCATGGGCTTCGCGGCGGTGTCTCCGCGTGTGGTGGCCGCGCAGACCGAGTCGGTTCAGCCGCCGGCAATCATGGTGACGGCCCGTGGCGAGGTGCAGGTGACGCCCGACCGGGCGCGGGTGCAGGTCGGGGTGGAGACGCAGGCCAAGACTGCGGCGATCGCGGCGCAGGAGAACAACAAGAAGCAGACGGCGATCCTGGCGGCCATCCGTGCGCTGGGTATTCCGGCGGCCCAGATCCAGACGCTCAACTACAGCGTCGCGCCGGTCCAGCGGTACGACGAGAAGGAACGCCGCGTGGTGATCGACGGCTATCGCGTGAGCAACATCGTACAGGTGGAGACGGACAAGCTGGAGCAGGCCGGTCAGATCATCGATGCGGGTCTGACGAACGGCGCCAACCGGGTGGCGGGGCTGGATTTCCTGGTCAAGGACCGCTCCAAGGCCCAGGAAACTGCGCTGGCCCAGGCCGTGGCCTCCGCAAAGCGTCAGGCGGAAGTTGCCGCGCAGGCGGCCGGTGGGCGCGTGGCGGAGCTGCTCGAGCTCTCCATCAACGACTTCGAACAGCCGATGCCCCGTCCCATGATGGCGATGGCCAAGTCCGAAGCCTATGACGCCGGCGCCCCCACGCCGGTGGCCGAAGGCACCACCACCGTCGCAGTCAGCGTCATGACCCGCTGGCGCTTCGAGAAGCGCTGA